A DNA window from Phaeobacter sp. A36a-5a contains the following coding sequences:
- a CDS encoding DctP family TRAP transporter solute-binding subunit: MKFVTAAATAVALTMSAGAAMAACEEGEIVVKFSHVTNTDKHPKGIAASLLEKRINEEMNGTMCLEVYPNSTLYNDNKVLEAMLQGDVQLAAPSLSKFEKFTKQFRLFDLPFMFKNIDAVDAFQASDNGQAMLDSMQRRGLQGLAYWHNGMKQMSANKPLIAPSDANGLKFRVQSSDVLVAQMEAIGGSPQKMAFSEVYGALQQGVVDGQENTWSNIYGKKFFEVQDGVTETNHGALDYLVVTSVDWLDSLEPAVREQFLTILGEVTATRNSESTKVNAEARQAIIDAGGVVRELTPEQRAAWVEAMKPVWEKFAGDVGQDMIDAAQSINAGM, translated from the coding sequence ATGAAATTTGTAACTGCTGCTGCCACCGCCGTGGCGCTGACCATGAGTGCCGGTGCCGCCATGGCGGCCTGTGAGGAAGGCGAAATCGTCGTCAAGTTCAGCCATGTGACCAATACCGACAAGCACCCCAAGGGGATTGCCGCCTCGCTGCTGGAAAAGCGCATCAACGAAGAGATGAACGGCACCATGTGTCTGGAGGTCTATCCGAACTCCACGCTTTACAATGACAACAAGGTGCTGGAAGCGATGCTGCAGGGCGACGTGCAGCTGGCCGCGCCAAGCCTGTCGAAATTCGAGAAATTCACCAAGCAGTTCCGCCTGTTCGACCTGCCGTTCATGTTCAAGAACATCGACGCGGTTGATGCTTTCCAGGCCTCTGACAATGGTCAGGCGATGCTGGATTCGATGCAGCGCCGCGGTCTGCAGGGGCTGGCCTATTGGCACAATGGCATGAAGCAGATGTCGGCCAACAAGCCGCTGATCGCGCCGTCGGATGCCAATGGGCTGAAATTCCGCGTGCAGTCTTCGGACGTGCTGGTGGCGCAGATGGAAGCGATCGGTGGCAGCCCGCAGAAAATGGCCTTCTCCGAAGTTTACGGCGCGCTGCAGCAGGGTGTTGTGGACGGGCAAGAGAACACCTGGTCCAACATCTACGGCAAGAAGTTCTTTGAGGTGCAGGACGGTGTGACCGAGACCAACCACGGCGCGCTGGACTATCTGGTGGTGACTTCTGTTGACTGGCTCGACAGCCTGGAGCCTGCTGTCCGTGAGCAGTTCCTGACCATCCTTGGCGAGGTCACGGCAACGCGGAACTCCGAATCCACCAAGGTGAACGCCGAAGCGCGTCAGGCGATCATTGATGCCGGTGGCGTGGTGCGTGAGCTGACGCCCGAGCAGCGCGCGGCCTGGGTCGAGGCGATGAAGCCGGTCTGGGAGAAATTCGCAGGCGACGTTGGTCAGGACATGATCGACGCGGCACAGTCGATCAACGCAGGCATGTAA
- a CDS encoding sigma-54-dependent transcriptional regulator: MTNRVLVVDDDAAVRAALGQTLELAECDAITVGSFVAAKDLITPDFDGVILSDMRMPGRDGFHLLRYVREVDSDLPVILLTGEGDIPMAVQAMAEGAFDFLEKPCATADLMTVVRRALKTRALVRENRALKSRLESGDAAARMIFGTSAQVAELRARARAVAATGAEVLVTGAPGGGISKVAEVIHLMSPRGQGAFVKRPAAGLTPDGFADLCREAAGGSLYLDEIAALPKETQYAMLEALEQRVEARVLVGTVADLAEEVTRGGFLADLFYRLDVMRVRIPALSERPEDIPVLFSHYVAQAAEQAGIAVPDIPPDHLAALMAQDWPGNARSLMSAAMRFVLGMPEEAAQSAELGLAEQLAQVERSLLIAALGRQNGHASAAAKALKLPRKTFYDKLARYGIRPEDYRR, encoded by the coding sequence ATGACCAATCGTGTCTTGGTGGTGGACGATGATGCGGCGGTGCGGGCGGCGCTTGGCCAGACGCTGGAGCTGGCGGAGTGTGACGCGATCACGGTGGGATCCTTTGTGGCGGCCAAGGATCTGATCACGCCCGATTTTGACGGGGTGATCCTGTCGGATATGCGGATGCCGGGACGCGACGGGTTTCACCTGTTGCGCTATGTGCGCGAGGTGGACAGTGATCTGCCGGTGATCCTGCTGACCGGCGAAGGTGACATCCCGATGGCGGTGCAGGCGATGGCGGAGGGGGCGTTTGATTTCCTCGAAAAACCCTGCGCCACTGCGGATCTGATGACGGTGGTGCGCCGGGCGCTGAAGACGCGGGCATTGGTGCGGGAGAACCGCGCACTGAAGTCGCGGCTGGAAAGCGGCGATGCGGCGGCGCGGATGATCTTTGGCACCTCGGCGCAGGTGGCGGAGCTGCGCGCCCGTGCCCGCGCGGTGGCGGCCACCGGGGCCGAAGTGCTGGTGACCGGTGCACCGGGTGGCGGGATCTCCAAGGTGGCGGAGGTCATTCACCTGATGTCGCCGCGTGGTCAGGGCGCCTTTGTGAAACGCCCGGCGGCGGGGCTGACCCCTGATGGGTTTGCGGATCTGTGCCGCGAGGCGGCGGGCGGATCGCTTTACCTGGATGAAATCGCCGCCCTGCCGAAAGAGACGCAATATGCCATGCTGGAGGCGCTGGAACAGCGAGTGGAGGCGCGGGTTCTGGTTGGGACTGTCGCGGATCTGGCCGAGGAGGTGACGCGTGGCGGATTTCTGGCGGATCTGTTCTATCGGCTGGACGTGATGCGGGTGCGCATTCCGGCGCTGTCGGAGCGGCCCGAGGATATCCCGGTGCTGTTCAGCCATTACGTGGCGCAGGCGGCAGAGCAGGCGGGCATTGCCGTACCGGATATTCCACCGGACCATCTGGCGGCGCTGATGGCGCAGGATTGGCCGGGCAATGCGCGATCGCTGATGTCGGCGGCCATGCGTTTTGTCCTCGGCATGCCGGAGGAGGCGGCGCAATCGGCGGAACTGGGGCTGGCCGAGCAGCTGGCGCAGGTGGAGCGGTCCTTGCTCATAGCAGCGCTGGGCCGGCAGAACGGCCATGCCTCTGCCGCGGCCAAAGCCCTGAAGCTGCCGCGCAAGACGTTTTATGACAAGCTGGCGCGCTATGGCATCCGGCCTGAGGACTATCGCCGCTGA
- a CDS encoding sensor histidine kinase codes for MTQFHAHRWIILALLLGAVTAVATGVYRLGYRQALDSLAERSAADLALASDRVTTQLQVYQELAVLMADHPTLKQLDRAEARAAAQGLLREVADKTAALDVFFVDRAGRVVVAAEGVMGRDVTQSRYFHRAMQGALGTGYDVLQPDGRRAYVYAAPDFDGDGRVRGALVVVADVEDVEQTWRGSLPAVFFTNRGGEVFIANRRELLFWQRSTDGPGLSPPDGRQVALRSWLEGPHEIWDLRWSPYLPERALHQAVNLPQIGMVGEILVDVAPAQRLAGLQAAAMAAIVLALGTMLALALERRRTLAEANAALESRVEARTRALSATNMRLTREVQERQEAEAALKRAQEELVQAGKLSALGQMSAGISHELNQPLMAIQQYAENGEAFVARGKPERAGENLGRIAQMAGRMARIIKNLRAFARNENEPMGRVDLVQVINTAAELTEQRLRQDGVALVWQPPAEPVFAWGGEVRLSQVFVNLINNAADAMLDQERREIRMAIETRGGDAAARLAVTVRDIGPGLKEPEKIFEPFYSTKAVGSADGMGLGLSISYGLVQSFGGDIRGVNTGDGAEFTVELDRWRAQAGAEPQQQDEVA; via the coding sequence ATGACGCAGTTTCACGCACATCGCTGGATCATTCTGGCGCTTCTTCTGGGGGCGGTGACGGCTGTGGCAACGGGTGTCTACCGGCTGGGCTATCGCCAAGCGCTTGATTCGCTTGCCGAACGCAGTGCAGCGGATCTGGCGCTGGCCTCGGACCGGGTGACCACGCAATTGCAGGTCTATCAGGAGCTCGCCGTGCTGATGGCCGATCACCCGACGCTGAAGCAGCTGGACCGCGCCGAGGCACGGGCGGCGGCGCAGGGGCTGCTGCGGGAGGTGGCGGACAAGACGGCGGCGCTGGATGTGTTCTTTGTCGACCGGGCGGGGCGGGTGGTGGTCGCTGCTGAGGGAGTGATGGGGCGCGATGTGACCCAGAGCCGCTACTTCCACCGTGCGATGCAGGGGGCGCTGGGCACCGGATATGATGTGCTGCAACCGGATGGGCGGCGGGCCTATGTCTATGCGGCCCCTGATTTCGACGGCGATGGCCGGGTGCGCGGTGCCTTGGTGGTGGTGGCTGATGTCGAGGATGTTGAGCAGACCTGGCGTGGCTCGCTGCCGGCAGTGTTTTTCACCAACCGGGGCGGTGAAGTTTTTATCGCCAACCGGCGGGAGCTGTTGTTCTGGCAGCGCAGCACCGACGGGCCGGGGTTGTCGCCGCCCGATGGGCGACAGGTGGCGCTTCGGTCCTGGCTCGAGGGGCCGCATGAGATCTGGGATCTGCGCTGGTCGCCCTATCTGCCGGAGCGGGCGCTGCATCAGGCGGTGAACCTGCCGCAGATCGGCATGGTGGGGGAGATCCTGGTGGATGTGGCCCCGGCGCAGCGTCTGGCAGGATTGCAGGCGGCGGCGATGGCGGCGATCGTGCTGGCGCTGGGCACGATGCTGGCGCTGGCGCTGGAACGGCGGCGCACACTGGCGGAGGCCAATGCGGCGCTGGAAAGCCGGGTCGAGGCGCGCACGCGGGCGCTGTCGGCCACCAATATGCGGCTGACCCGCGAGGTGCAGGAACGTCAGGAGGCGGAGGCGGCGCTGAAACGCGCGCAGGAGGAGCTGGTGCAGGCGGGCAAGCTGTCGGCGCTGGGGCAGATGTCGGCGGGGATCAGCCATGAGCTGAACCAGCCGCTGATGGCGATCCAGCAATATGCCGAGAACGGCGAGGCTTTTGTAGCGCGCGGCAAGCCGGAACGGGCGGGCGAGAACCTGGGCCGGATTGCGCAGATGGCCGGTCGGATGGCGCGGATCATCAAGAACCTGCGTGCCTTTGCCCGCAACGAAAACGAACCGATGGGCCGGGTCGATCTGGTGCAGGTGATCAATACCGCCGCCGAGCTGACGGAGCAGCGGCTGCGGCAGGATGGGGTGGCGCTGGTCTGGCAGCCGCCTGCGGAGCCGGTCTTTGCCTGGGGCGGCGAGGTGCGGTTGTCGCAGGTGTTTGTGAACCTGATCAACAATGCCGCCGATGCGATGCTGGATCAGGAGCGCCGCGAGATCAGGATGGCGATTGAAACCCGCGGCGGGGATGCTGCCGCGCGGCTGGCGGTGACGGTGCGCGATATCGGTCCGGGGCTGAAGGAACCCGAGAAGATCTTTGAGCCATTTTATTCCACCAAGGCGGTTGGCAGCGCCGATGGCATGGGGCTGGGTCTGTCGATCTCTTACGGGCTGGTGCAGAGCTTTGGCGGCGATATCCGGGGCGTCAACACCGGCGATGGCGCCGAATTCACGGTGGAGCTGGACCGCTGGCGTGCGCAGGCAGGTGCCGAGCCGCAACAACAGGATGAGGTGGCATGA
- a CDS encoding cytochrome P450: MKTLTQSPTDPDFVQSPYGFYAEARASGHLHYWQDYKMVAAFSHPAVHTLLRDRRFGREIPPEMARESPAHLAPFLQVEAHSLLDAEPPRHTRLRRLVLRAFTSREIKALAPGLETLCHELIDAFPQDAPFDLLSTYCTQVPVIAICRLLGVPEDMAPQLLDWSHKMVAMYQASKTVETEHAAAKASQEFIDFLTAYVDERRKTPGEDLITRLIQAEEDGESLSTDELIGTCILLLNAGHEATVHSLGNGVKTMLQQGWDTSWLAPDGIEGLVEEILRYDPPLHMFTRYAYEEVEMFGHSFQRGDEVALLLAAANRDPEMLEDPERFDPTRPAKVNTSFGAGLHFCVGAPLARMEMQIALPILFERCPDLKLAAAPEYNNTYHFHGLTGLMVQV; the protein is encoded by the coding sequence ATGAAGACATTGACCCAATCCCCCACCGACCCCGATTTTGTCCAATCCCCCTACGGTTTTTACGCCGAGGCCCGCGCGAGCGGACATCTGCATTACTGGCAGGACTACAAAATGGTTGCGGCCTTCTCGCACCCGGCTGTTCATACCCTGCTGCGCGACCGCCGCTTTGGCCGCGAGATCCCCCCGGAGATGGCGCGCGAAAGCCCCGCCCATCTCGCCCCCTTCCTGCAGGTCGAGGCGCATTCGCTCCTGGATGCAGAGCCACCCCGCCACACCCGCCTGCGCCGCCTTGTCTTGCGCGCCTTCACCAGCCGCGAGATCAAGGCGCTGGCGCCCGGTCTCGAAACCCTCTGCCACGAGCTGATCGACGCCTTCCCTCAGGACGCGCCCTTTGACCTCCTGTCCACCTATTGCACCCAGGTCCCGGTGATCGCGATCTGCCGCCTGCTGGGCGTGCCCGAGGATATGGCGCCGCAGCTCCTGGACTGGTCGCACAAGATGGTCGCCATGTATCAGGCCTCCAAGACGGTCGAGACCGAACATGCCGCCGCGAAGGCCAGCCAGGAATTCATCGACTTCCTCACCGCCTATGTGGACGAACGCCGCAAGACCCCGGGCGAGGATCTGATCACCCGCCTCATCCAGGCCGAGGAAGACGGCGAAAGCCTCTCCACCGATGAGCTGATCGGCACCTGTATCCTGCTGCTGAACGCAGGCCATGAGGCCACGGTGCATTCGCTGGGCAATGGTGTGAAAACCATGCTGCAACAGGGCTGGGACACAAGCTGGCTTGCTCCCGACGGCATAGAAGGTCTGGTTGAGGAAATCCTGCGCTATGACCCGCCGCTGCATATGTTCACCCGCTACGCCTATGAGGAGGTCGAGATGTTCGGCCATAGCTTCCAGCGCGGCGATGAGGTGGCGCTGCTGCTGGCGGCGGCCAACCGCGACCCCGAAATGCTGGAGGATCCCGAGCGCTTCGATCCCACGCGCCCGGCGAAGGTGAACACCTCCTTTGGCGCAGGGCTGCATTTCTGCGTCGGCGCACCGCTGGCGCGGATGGAGATGCAGATCGCCCTGCCGATCCTGTTCGAGCGTTGCCCGGACCTGAAACTGGCCGCCGCGCCGGAGTATAACAACACCTACCATTTCCACGGGCTGACAGGCCTGATGGTTCAGGTCTGA
- a CDS encoding MFS transporter — MAISPSSAAPVGAVTARLLFLLLLFCGTICTAMIVPFMSYFLVRGLGYEPWIISVYAGMAISLTLVANRQFARRIDAGARVFPLIGLAAAGFVFAAGSLALLPALWVVLTAGVIGFGISSSAVSTMFSLGGSLAERHKVERVRFNAHMRATTSTAWMIGPAVTFLIADGIGLRAVFVMAVAVSMVWISLWWFTLPRDITAMPGRAPAQDSAGQTAVAPQGLWLAAGFVFCLSSAHSLTFSALPIFYVEEVGLPGYAPGFAFSIKTFVEVIAIFSTPWVIARIGMWRALLVVTGLAVVTIQLLAAVQSFPQMLAGAALEGLYYGFYASLGISYVQSFAPDTPARATAIYWNTLMVSGVMAGPAVGLIAQAYDFQTVIRCASAVAVVAAAVLIFGRPRSPA; from the coding sequence ATGGCCATTTCCCCATCCTCCGCGGCACCTGTGGGTGCGGTGACGGCGCGCCTGCTGTTTCTGCTGCTGTTGTTCTGCGGCACGATCTGCACCGCCATGATTGTGCCCTTCATGAGCTATTTTCTGGTCAGGGGGTTGGGGTATGAGCCCTGGATCATCAGCGTTTATGCCGGGATGGCGATCAGCCTCACCTTGGTGGCCAACCGGCAGTTTGCCCGCCGCATCGATGCCGGCGCGCGGGTGTTTCCCTTGATCGGACTGGCCGCGGCGGGGTTTGTGTTTGCGGCGGGATCGCTGGCGCTGCTGCCCGCGCTCTGGGTGGTGCTGACGGCGGGTGTTATAGGGTTCGGGATCAGTTCCAGCGCGGTGTCGACCATGTTCAGCCTCGGCGGCAGTCTGGCCGAGCGTCACAAGGTAGAGCGGGTGCGGTTCAATGCGCATATGCGGGCCACGACTTCAACGGCCTGGATGATCGGCCCGGCTGTCACGTTTCTGATTGCGGATGGGATTGGTCTTCGGGCGGTGTTTGTGATGGCTGTTGCGGTGTCGATGGTCTGGATCTCTTTGTGGTGGTTTACGCTGCCCCGTGACATCACCGCGATGCCGGGCCGTGCGCCCGCGCAGGACAGCGCCGGCCAGACCGCAGTGGCGCCGCAGGGTTTGTGGCTGGCGGCCGGCTTTGTGTTCTGCCTGTCGAGCGCGCATTCGCTGACGTTTTCCGCCTTGCCGATCTTTTACGTCGAAGAGGTGGGGCTGCCCGGCTATGCGCCGGGGTTTGCCTTTAGCATCAAGACCTTTGTCGAGGTGATTGCGATCTTCTCCACCCCTTGGGTGATTGCGCGCATCGGCATGTGGCGGGCGCTGCTGGTGGTCACCGGGCTGGCGGTTGTGACGATCCAGCTGCTGGCGGCGGTGCAGAGCTTTCCGCAGATGCTGGCGGGGGCGGCGCTGGAGGGGCTGTATTACGGGTTCTATGCCAGCCTTGGCATCAGCTATGTGCAATCCTTTGCGCCTGACACACCCGCCCGCGCGACGGCGATCTACTGGAATACACTGATGGTGAGCGGGGTGATGGCGGGTCCGGCTGTGGGGCTGATTGCGCAGGCCTATGATTTTCAGACCGTGATCCGCTGTGCGTCGGCTGTGGCTGTTGTCGCTGCTGCGGTGCTGATCTTTGGACGGCCGCGAAGCCCAGCCTGA
- a CDS encoding Lrp/AsnC family transcriptional regulator, with amino-acid sequence MTVRIDGTDRKILAELQRDAGQSLDEIARRVGSSKTPVWNRIRKLREAGVIGRQTMVLDAEALGFEACFFVLIRTSAHEAEWQAKFLKALQDRPEVQEAHRLAGDIDYILKVRVKNARAYDNFYQALISEVRVHNVTALLSMEEIKSTTLLPLEAIAEE; translated from the coding sequence ATGACAGTGCGGATCGACGGCACGGACCGGAAAATTCTGGCGGAGCTGCAACGCGATGCGGGCCAGTCGCTGGATGAAATCGCCCGCCGAGTGGGCAGTTCCAAGACGCCGGTGTGGAATCGCATTCGCAAGCTGCGCGAGGCGGGCGTCATCGGGCGGCAGACCATGGTGCTGGATGCCGAGGCGCTGGGGTTTGAGGCCTGTTTCTTTGTGCTGATCCGCACCTCGGCCCATGAGGCGGAGTGGCAGGCGAAGTTCCTGAAGGCGCTGCAGGATCGCCCGGAGGTGCAGGAGGCGCACCGGCTGGCCGGGGATATCGACTATATCCTGAAGGTGCGGGTGAAGAACGCCCGTGCCTATGACAACTTCTATCAGGCGCTGATTTCCGAGGTACGGGTGCATAATGTCACGGCCCTGCTGTCGATGGAGGAGATCAAATCCACCACCCTGCTGCCGCTCGAAGCCATCGCAGAAGAATAA
- the cobA gene encoding uroporphyrinogen-III C-methyltransferase, whose product MTGPDTRTPPAPLPKPAQACGSVAATSLVAGEVAFAGSGPGDPDLLTLKVARALLQADVILFDRLVSAEIMALAGPQAQLEDVGKEGFGPQVSQEEICARMVAHARAGKKVLRLKSGDPTVYGRLDEELTACEAAGVAYQILPGITAASAAVASIGQSLTQRGRNASVRFLTGHDMKGFADHDWAALARPGEVAAIYMGKKSARFVQGRLIMHGADRATPMTIVENASRANQRVIETTLDRLPTDLAAAELTGPALTFLGLAPRASAQALTDLKMELA is encoded by the coding sequence ATGACCGGTCCAGACACCAGAACGCCCCCTGCGCCGCTGCCGAAGCCCGCGCAGGCCTGTGGCTCCGTCGCCGCGACGTCGCTGGTGGCTGGCGAGGTCGCCTTTGCCGGCTCCGGCCCCGGCGATCCTGACCTCCTGACGCTGAAGGTGGCGCGCGCGCTGTTGCAGGCGGATGTGATCCTCTTTGACCGTCTGGTCAGCGCCGAGATCATGGCCCTTGCAGGTCCGCAGGCCCAGCTGGAAGACGTCGGCAAGGAGGGGTTCGGCCCGCAGGTGAGCCAGGAAGAAATCTGCGCCCGCATGGTGGCCCATGCCCGCGCGGGCAAGAAGGTGCTGCGCCTGAAATCCGGCGATCCCACCGTCTATGGTCGTCTCGATGAGGAACTCACCGCCTGCGAGGCTGCCGGCGTCGCCTATCAGATCCTGCCGGGTATTACCGCCGCCTCCGCGGCCGTGGCCTCCATCGGCCAGAGCCTGACGCAGCGCGGGCGCAATGCCTCGGTGCGGTTTCTGACCGGCCACGACATGAAGGGCTTTGCCGATCACGACTGGGCCGCTCTCGCCCGTCCGGGTGAGGTTGCCGCCATCTACATGGGCAAGAAATCCGCGCGTTTCGTGCAGGGCCGCCTGATCATGCACGGTGCCGACCGCGCCACGCCGATGACCATTGTCGAAAATGCCTCGCGCGCCAATCAGCGGGTGATCGAAACCACGCTGGACCGCCTGCCCACCGATCTTGCCGCCGCCGAACTGACCGGCCCGGCGCTGACATTCCTCGGCCTTGCCCCGCGCGCCAGCGCCCAGGCCCTGACAGATTTGAAAATGGAGCTTGCCTGA
- a CDS encoding DUF2849 domain-containing protein: MPRPFTPKIITANDLLEGDVIYFTDTNGWSRELKEAELIEDEAEAQLRLLEAEKDAQHVVGIYLTDAKAGADGPEPTHFREDFRRTGPSNYRHGKQEAAANV; encoded by the coding sequence ATGCCCCGCCCCTTTACCCCGAAAATCATCACCGCCAACGACCTGCTTGAGGGCGACGTGATCTATTTCACCGACACCAACGGCTGGAGCCGCGAGCTGAAAGAGGCCGAGCTGATCGAAGATGAGGCCGAAGCCCAGCTGCGCCTGCTCGAAGCGGAAAAAGACGCGCAGCATGTGGTGGGCATCTACCTGACCGATGCAAAAGCGGGGGCTGACGGCCCCGAACCCACCCATTTCCGTGAAGATTTCCGCCGCACCGGCCCATCCAACTATCGCCACGGCAAGCAGGAGGCCGCAGCAAATGTATAA
- a CDS encoding nitrite/sulfite reductase translates to MYKYNDFDTAFLAERNAQFRAQVERRIDGSLTEDEFKPLRLMNGLYLQLHAYMLRVAIPYGTLNSDQMRTLALLAEKWDKGYGHFTTRQNIQYNWPKLRDVPDMLDALAEVGLHAIQTSGNTIRNVTSDHFAAAAKDELTDPRPYAELIRQWSTDHPEFQFLGRKFKIAITGSSNDRAVTRAHDIGLRMVERDGVAGFEVIVGGGLGRTPLIGKVIRDYLPQADLLPYLESVLAVYNLLGRRDNKYKARIKITVLENGIDTIREMVEERFEERRKTFDGTDQVLLEEIKAHFTPPKLRGGNLETYLAAYDADPVFRSWADTNLAEHRDDNHAIVTISIKAHGQTPGDATAAQMRAMADLAERFGYNELRISHEQNVILPHVHKSDLPALHAALKDHGLATANVGLISDIIACPGMDYCALATARSIPVAQEIATRFEELKLEHEVGHLQIKISGCINACGHHHVGHIGILGLDRAGVENYQITLGGDATETAAIGTRTGPGFAYDEIVPAVERLITAYLSLRDSAEETFLQTYRRVGMDPFKAALYPEAQKKVA, encoded by the coding sequence ATGTATAAGTACAACGATTTCGACACCGCGTTCCTCGCCGAACGCAACGCCCAGTTCCGCGCCCAGGTGGAGCGCCGCATTGACGGTTCTCTCACCGAGGATGAGTTCAAGCCGCTGCGCCTGATGAATGGTCTCTATCTGCAATTGCACGCCTATATGCTGCGGGTGGCGATCCCCTATGGCACGCTGAACTCTGACCAGATGCGCACCCTCGCGCTGCTGGCGGAGAAGTGGGACAAGGGCTATGGCCATTTCACCACCCGTCAGAACATCCAGTACAACTGGCCCAAGCTGCGCGATGTGCCCGATATGCTGGACGCGCTGGCCGAGGTTGGCCTGCACGCGATCCAGACCTCCGGCAATACCATCCGCAATGTGACCTCGGATCATTTCGCCGCCGCCGCCAAGGATGAGCTGACCGACCCCCGCCCCTATGCCGAGCTGATCCGCCAGTGGTCCACCGACCACCCGGAATTCCAGTTCCTGGGCCGCAAGTTCAAGATCGCCATCACCGGCAGCTCCAACGACCGCGCCGTGACCCGCGCGCATGACATCGGTCTGCGCATGGTCGAACGCGACGGCGTTGCCGGGTTTGAGGTGATCGTGGGCGGCGGCCTTGGCCGTACGCCGCTGATTGGCAAGGTGATCCGCGATTACCTGCCGCAGGCCGATCTGCTGCCCTATCTGGAATCCGTGCTGGCGGTCTACAACCTGCTGGGTCGGCGCGATAACAAATACAAGGCCCGCATCAAGATCACCGTGCTGGAAAACGGCATCGACACCATCCGCGAGATGGTGGAGGAGCGGTTTGAAGAGCGTCGCAAGACCTTTGACGGCACCGATCAAGTGCTGCTGGAGGAGATCAAGGCCCATTTCACCCCGCCCAAACTGCGCGGCGGCAATCTGGAGACCTATCTGGCCGCCTATGATGCCGATCCGGTGTTCCGCTCCTGGGCGGATACCAATCTGGCCGAGCACCGCGATGACAACCACGCCATCGTCACCATCTCGATCAAGGCGCATGGCCAGACCCCCGGTGACGCCACCGCCGCGCAGATGCGGGCAATGGCCGATCTGGCAGAGCGGTTCGGCTATAACGAGCTGCGCATCAGCCATGAGCAGAACGTGATCCTGCCGCATGTGCATAAATCGGACCTGCCGGCCCTGCACGCCGCGCTGAAGGACCACGGGCTGGCCACCGCCAATGTCGGGCTGATCTCCGATATCATCGCCTGCCCCGGCATGGATTACTGCGCGCTGGCCACTGCCCGGTCGATCCCGGTGGCGCAGGAGATTGCCACCCGGTTTGAAGAGCTGAAGCTGGAACATGAGGTGGGTCATCTCCAGATCAAGATTTCGGGCTGCATCAACGCCTGTGGTCACCACCATGTCGGCCACATCGGCATTCTAGGCCTCGACCGCGCCGGGGTGGAGAACTACCAGATCACCCTTGGTGGCGACGCGACAGAAACCGCCGCCATTGGCACCCGCACCGGCCCCGGTTTTGCCTATGATGAAATCGTGCCTGCGGTGGAACGGCTGATCACCGCCTATCTCTCTCTGCGCGACAGCGCCGAGGAAACCTTCCTCCAGACCTATCGTCGCGTCGGCATGGATCCGTTCAAGGCCGCGCTTTACCCCGAGGCCCAGAAAAAGGTTGCTTAG
- a CDS encoding phosphoadenylyl-sulfate reductase, with the protein MVNAAALPTDTHQGPSSAHQLALATKVDALNARFRHHSATAVMEGALKDAGHIALVSSFGAESVVLLHMAAVIDPMTPVVFVDTELLFTETLVYQQEVSERLGLRNVQVIRAADIAEKDPYGALRFSDTDACCALRKTAPLQKALAGFDGWITGRKRFQAGTRAALEFFEVEEAATGPTGRLKINPLAHWAPQDVRAYMDENRLPRHPLVAKGYPSIGCAPCTSPVKEGEDPRAGRWRNQDKEECGIHVVDGKFIRTGA; encoded by the coding sequence ATGGTCAATGCAGCGGCACTACCGACTGACACACACCAAGGCCCCAGCAGTGCGCATCAACTGGCACTGGCAACAAAGGTGGATGCGCTCAATGCGCGCTTTCGCCACCATTCTGCCACCGCGGTTATGGAAGGCGCGCTGAAGGATGCGGGCCATATCGCGCTGGTCTCCAGCTTTGGCGCGGAATCGGTCGTGCTGCTGCATATGGCGGCGGTGATCGACCCGATGACGCCGGTGGTCTTTGTCGATACCGAATTGTTGTTCACCGAAACGCTGGTCTACCAGCAGGAGGTGAGCGAGCGGCTGGGCCTGCGCAATGTGCAGGTGATCCGCGCCGCTGATATCGCCGAAAAAGACCCCTATGGCGCGCTGCGGTTCTCGGATACCGACGCCTGCTGCGCCCTGCGCAAGACGGCACCGCTGCAAAAGGCGCTGGCGGGGTTTGACGGCTGGATCACCGGGCGCAAGCGGTTCCAGGCAGGCACCCGTGCGGCGCTGGAGTTCTTCGAGGTGGAAGAGGCCGCCACCGGCCCCACCGGTCGGCTGAAGATCAACCCCCTCGCCCATTGGGCGCCGCAGGATGTGCGCGCCTATATGGATGAAAACAGATTGCCCCGTCACCCGCTGGTGGCCAAGGGCTACCCCTCAATCGGCTGCGCCCCCTGCACCTCGCCCGTCAAGGAAGGCGAAGATCCGCGGGCCGGGCGCTGGCGCAACCAAGACAAGGAAGAATGCGGCATCCACGTGGTGGATGGCAAATTCATTCGCACAGGAGCCTGA